Sequence from the Candidatus Rokuibacteriota bacterium genome:
CTCGAATTGGACAGCCAGCTCGCGCGCCAGGCGCGCGGACGCCCTGGACCCTCACAGAGACTGAGCCAATGTTCTCACGCCTCTACTTCGAAACCAGTGAGCTTGTCGCGACGGGCTGGCCGCGTCTTTCCGCTGATCTGGAGAACGTTCTTGGGATTATGGCCTCCCTCAAGATCCCCGTATTCTTTCCGGCCGGCGTCGAGATCGAGCTCGAAGAGCGATGGCGGCGTGGATTGGCAGAGAGGCTAAGCGATGTGAGGTCTAAAGCCCGGGCTGCTGAGGCGCACTTTGGTGGTGTCCAAGAGATACGCATATCAGTCGACGAGCCGGATCCTGCCAAGGCCCTCGCGAACTATCGGGGGAAGGTGGGCGCGCTGAAGCAAAAGTACGGGCTGGCAACCGTTCCGCTTACAAGCCGCCCGGTGGCTGAAATCTTCAAGATGGCAGTAGACAGACACCCACCGTTCAAGGAGGGCAAGGAGGATGTCGGCTTTCGTGATGCCGCGATCTTTCTGTCTGTAGTGGATGATCTGGTGGCCGCGAGGGGCGAGACCGGTGCCCTCGTCGCGCGTGATAACGCCTTCCACGATCCGAAGATCATCGAGTTTGCCACTCGCGCCGGGGTGGAGCTTCAGGTTTTTCACTCTGTGGGGGCCATGTTTGATTCACTCCTCACCGAAGCGGCAGCATACGGAAGGGAGCAGTGGAACAAGTCGGCTGCTCAGGCTCAGCGTAACCTAGAGTCGCGGTTACCCGAGATCGCCAGGTTCATCAGCGAAGTGCTGGACATTCCAGAGTGGAGCTTGGTGCCCGGCTCAAGAGTTGTCACCGTTTCGCGAATTGAGGCGCTCAAAATCCTAGATGTGAGAGTTCCAATTCCCCTCGAAGTGAAGGGGCTCGAACGTATCAGATTGTCGTTCGATGTCCAGGTGAAGTTCCACGCGAAGATCGAGAGGATGGAGATGCCGCAGGCACGCCACCTAAAGGTCGGTCCCGAGATGAGCCCGGAGAAGATGCTGTCGATCTCGGAAGTGCTCGCGGCGCTCCCGCAAAGATCGCTCGCGCAACCCATTTTCGACATTCAAGCCGACGAGATCGAAGTGGACCGACTCGTGCGTGTCGAGGCGAATTCAGACCCCGCCTTCGAGGCGTTCAAATTCGAGTCGGCTTCGCTCGTAACAGAGGGCCTCGGCGGAATGGCCGCAGGGCTCTGACGCGTCACCTTCCAGCACCCCCAGAGAGATACCCTAGCAGCCTAGCAAATGATCGCCCGCCGCAGCAGAGTCAGAATGGGAATGAGTGAGTTCAAGATCTGACGCCGTCCTGCTCGTTCAGAATCCGCCGGCGGTCTGTGAAGACAAGACCTCGTTCCGTTCACCACTCCGAGGCTAAATCTGTGATCGCTTCTAATCTCTCCAAGGCGAGGCCTCGCGATCCCGCGCGGCCCCGCGGCTATCGATCACGTCGCCATTGCCGACTCAAAGCTCATTGTCCGATCTTCGTACACTGGCCCGAAGCACTGCTCAAGTATTCACCCCAGGCACACATGGGTACTTCCTTAGTGCCCGGTTTCAGGGGGCCCGGCCTAGTTCGAACCACACCTGGCGCGAGGCTTTCCGGTGTCCTCCCTGGTGGCATCTTGGTCAAGTCTGCGGACTCCTGTCCCTTTTGGTAGTCCGTCAACTCTCTAACGATTGGCCGCCCCTGCGAAGTGGGCGTAATGCTCTTGACGACGGTCTTGGTCTCAGGGGCATACCAGACCTCGCGGTAACGTCGTCCCCCAAGAGCAGTAACAATCTTGTAAGCCATGAATGTCCCCGCGGGGACCACCACGGACTCATAGCTCACCACTTCGGCTTTCATTTGAACAGTCTGCTTCCGTCCTGACGATTCCTCGACGGCTACCATGTCCGTCCAACTGTCGCCCACTTGCAGGGGCCACTTAAACTCTTGGAGAGGCGGAGTAAAGCGCCTCCATGCGCCCGTCGAGTCTCTCGATTCCACCAGACCGAGGCCTGTCGTCACGGTCGCCGTCCTGCCTGGACCAGACTCGACGACGTAGCACTCTCCTGCCTGGCATGTTTCCTGTTTCAAGAAGCGATACGTCGTCAACGTTTCGCTGTCACTCGCCTTGTACTGATACCAAAACCCGCTTGAATAGGACGGCATGGGAACAATCGGAGCAAGGGCTCTGCGACTGGCCCTCTCAGCCGTCGCGGCCTGCAATTCGTCAAGACTCGACGGCAGTGACCGGCTGCTGTCCGCGTAGTACAGATTCGCCTCCGGAAGCCAGCCTCTAATCTGAACAACACGAGTCGCGGGGCTTGGGTGGGACGACATGAACTCCCATGGCCCTGATCTTCCTGACGCCTCCATCCGTTGCCAGAGTCCGACGGCCTCCGCAGGATCGTAACCGGCCTTCGCCATCAGCAGAAGTCCTATGTGATCTGCCTCGGACTCATGAGTTCGGCTGAACGGTAAGAGAACCCCGTATTGGGCTCCCAGCCCCAAGGCTGCGCCAATAGCTGGACGGTATTTCGAATTGGAAGCGGCTAGGGCAGCATCTACTGTGGCCACAGTCACTTGAGCCAGTAGCACCTGACTCATCCGCTCTGCCGAATGACGGGCGATGACATGGGAGACCTCATGGCCGAGAACTGCGGCGAGGCCTGCCTCGGTCTTGGCAATCGGCAAAATTCCTGTGAAGACCACGATCTTGCCGTTTGGCGTGACAAACGCGTTTGCCTCACGGGACTTCACAACCACAGTCTGCCAATTGTACCGGCCCCGCATGCCTGCTGCGTCGACGATCTTCGCACTCACTCGGTTGACCGTTCCGACGGTGGCCGCAGCTTGCGACGATTCCGAGGAAGTCAGGATGGCGTCCTTCTGCTTCACCATCCCTACGAACTTCGCAAACTCCTGGTCGGCAGCCGCGGCCACTTGCTGATCTGAAATCATATTAAGCTGCGTGCGACCCGTAATCGGTACGGTAGCGCAGGCCGCTGCGACTAGAAGAATTGCGAGTGACCCTGTCCAATAGGTCCGTGACCGCATCGGGACCTCCCTCAGGGGACAAATAGGGCAGGACGAATCTACATGAGGCGGCCAGGCTCTGCAATAGGGATGGAGTTGCTTTGTTACACTCGTCGGCCCATATCTTGGTCTGGGCGCGGCCTCTTATGCGGCTCGCCAGCTGCTCAGGAAAGAACAGGCCCCTTAAGCAGCCACGCGTAGTCAAACGCGATCTCGCGCAGGTAGTCGTAGCGGCCGGAGGCGCCGCCGTGGCCGGCGTCGAGGTTGATCTTGAAGAGGGTGGCGGGGGCGCCGGCGGTGAGCGCGCGCATCTTGGCCACGTACTTGGCGGGCTCCCAGTACATGACCTGGCTGTCGTTCAGTGACGTCTTGACGAGGATGGCCGGGTAGGCGCGCTCGCCCAGGTTGGTGTACGGGCAGTAGCTCTTCATGTACTCGTACTGCTCGCGGATCGTGGGATTGCCCCACTCCTCGAACTCACCCACCGTGAGCGGGAGCGATTCGTCCAGCATGGTGTGGATCACGTCCACGAAGGGCACGCGCAGGATGGCGGCGCGGCAGAGGTCGGGGCGCAGGTTGAGCACGGTGCCGATGAGGAGGCCGCCCGCGCTGCCGCCCTCGATCGTGAGGCGTTCGGTGGCGGTGTAGCCCTCCTTCTTCAGGTGCTCGGCGGCGGCGATGAAGTCGGTGTACGTGTTGCGCTTGTTCATCATGCGGCCGGTGTCGTGCCAGCGCTTGCCCATCTCGCCGCCGCCCCGGATGTGGGCGATGGCGATGGTGAAGCCGCGATCCAGCAGGCTCAGGCGGTTCGAGGAGAACATCACGGGGTATGGCGCGCCGTAGGCGCCGTAGCCCGTCAACAGCATGGGCGCCGTACCGTCACGCGGGCTCGCAGTGCGGCAGACGAGGGAGATGGGCACGCGCGTGCCGTCGTCGGCCGTGGCCCAGAGCCGCTCCGAGCGGTAGCGGGCCGGGTCGTAGCCGCCCAGCACGGGCGTCTGCTTCAGGAGCGTCCGCTCGCGCGTCAGCACGTCGTAGTCGAAGACGGAAGCCGGCGTGATCAGCGACTGGTAGCGGAAACGGTACATCCGCGTGATGAACTCGGCGTTGTGGTCTGCGCTCACTTCATAGGTCGGCTCGGGGAACTCCACGTGGTGCGTGGCGCCGCTGGCCAGCTGGGTGATGCGCAGGCGGATCAGCCCGCCCTCGCGCTCGTGGGAAACGTAGTGGCTGGCGAACACCTCGACGTCTTCCAGCATGACCTCGTCGCGGTGGGGGATCAGCTCGGTGAAGCGCTCGGGGCGCGGGTCGGCCACGGGGGCTGAGACCAGGCGGAAGTTGCGCCGGCCGCCGCCGTTGGTGCGGATGTAGAAGCGGTCGCCGCCCCCGCCGTTCCCATGGTCCACCGCGTACTCGTGGTCCTTCTCGCGCGACATGAACATGTGCCAGACGCCCGCCGGGTCGTCGGCCGGCAGATAGCGCCACTCGCTGGAGGTGAAGGAGCCCGTGCCCAGGAAGAGATAGGCGCGGCTGCGCGAGCGCTCGACGCCGATGCGGAAGAGGGCGTCCGGCTCCTCGTGGACGAGGTCGCTGCCCATGATGCCGGGGCGATGGCGCCACAGGCGATAGGGG
This genomic interval carries:
- a CDS encoding M48 family metallopeptidase yields the protein MISDQQVAAAADQEFAKFVGMVKQKDAILTSSESSQAAATVGTVNRVSAKIVDAAGMRGRYNWQTVVVKSREANAFVTPNGKIVVFTGILPIAKTEAGLAAVLGHEVSHVIARHSAERMSQVLLAQVTVATVDAALAASNSKYRPAIGAALGLGAQYGVLLPFSRTHESEADHIGLLLMAKAGYDPAEAVGLWQRMEASGRSGPWEFMSSHPSPATRVVQIRGWLPEANLYYADSSRSLPSSLDELQAATAERASRRALAPIVPMPSYSSGFWYQYKASDSETLTTYRFLKQETCQAGECYVVESGPGRTATVTTGLGLVESRDSTGAWRRFTPPLQEFKWPLQVGDSWTDMVAVEESSGRKQTVQMKAEVVSYESVVVPAGTFMAYKIVTALGGRRYREVWYAPETKTVVKSITPTSQGRPIVRELTDYQKGQESADLTKMPPGRTPESLAPGVVRTRPGPLKPGTKEVPMCAWGEYLSSASGQCTKIGQ
- a CDS encoding S9 family peptidase yields the protein MPTPPDAKKIPKIDTLHGDIRQDDYFWLREKDNPDVLAYLRAENAYTDEVTKPTAAFQESLYQEMLARIKEDDSSVPYRRGGHFYYSRTEKGKQYPIYCRKAGSLDAPEEITLDLNALAEGHPFFSLGASAVSDDGHLLAYTTDVTGFREYTLYVKDLRTGRVLPRTFEKVSSVAWAADDTTILYVTEDEAKRPYRLWRHRPGIMGSDLVHEEPDALFRIGVERSRSRAYLFLGTGSFTSSEWRYLPADDPAGVWHMFMSREKDHEYAVDHGNGGGGDRFYIRTNGGGRRNFRLVSAPVADPRPERFTELIPHRDEVMLEDVEVFASHYVSHEREGGLIRLRITQLASGATHHVEFPEPTYEVSADHNAEFITRMYRFRYQSLITPASVFDYDVLTRERTLLKQTPVLGGYDPARYRSERLWATADDGTRVPISLVCRTASPRDGTAPMLLTGYGAYGAPYPVMFSSNRLSLLDRGFTIAIAHIRGGGEMGKRWHDTGRMMNKRNTYTDFIAAAEHLKKEGYTATERLTIEGGSAGGLLIGTVLNLRPDLCRAAILRVPFVDVIHTMLDESLPLTVGEFEEWGNPTIREQYEYMKSYCPYTNLGERAYPAILVKTSLNDSQVMYWEPAKYVAKMRALTAGAPATLFKINLDAGHGGASGRYDYLREIAFDYAWLLKGPVLS